From the Brassica napus cultivar Da-Ae chromosome A8, Da-Ae, whole genome shotgun sequence genome, one window contains:
- the LOC125577426 gene encoding F-box/kelch-repeat protein At3g17530-like, with protein sequence MILANLPHDLESEILARVPAKSLSQLKTTCKRWYALFNLMRIWVSNKVDEEGKELSWRKDFVLEVDFDKFQLPCEVNVASFLLNEEKKVAVFCETKATKGEEQTRIYIAGEGMYKQVCKEGSVNVTRLSYPLLLTYVPSLVCIH encoded by the coding sequence ATGATATTAGCCAATCTTCCGCACGATTTGGAATCGGAGATACTAGCTAGGGTTCCGGCGAAGTCTCTTTCGCAACTGAAAACGACTTGCAAACGATGGTACGCTCTATTCAATTTGATGAGGATTTGGGTGAGCAATAAGGTTGATGAGGAGGGTAAAGAGTTATCGTGGAGGAAAGATTTCGTCTTGGAAGTGGATTTTGACAAGTTTCAACTCCCATGTGAGGTGAATGTGGCGAGCTTTTTGTTGAACGAGGAGAAGAAAGTGGCAGTGTTTTGTGAGACTAAAGCGACCAAGGGTGAAGAGCAGACCAGAATCTACATTGCTGGTGAGGGTATGTATAAGCAAGTCTGTAAAGAAGGTAGTGTAAATGTAACTCGTCTCAGTTATCCACTTCTCCTCACCTATGTTCCAAGCTTGGTTTGCATTCACTAA
- the LOC125577241 gene encoding protein GRAVITROPIC IN THE LIGHT 1-like, with translation METVKPRAVAPKGKFRRTFAKVLNIHKLTGVAPDVKKIKLDSKNANISESFYKLEEEYERRLSLEALLAKLFATVSTIKAGYAQLQHSQSPYDAIGIQKADNLVVSELKTLSELKQCFLKKQMDPNPERTLVLAEIQELRSLLKTYEVMGRKLESQCKLKDSEILFLREKLEETTKQNKLTEKRLNQSGQLCNPLDNLHLSALNPTHFVAYLNHTVKSIRGFVKLMVQQMKLAGWDLSMAANSIQPGVVYYKQDHKCFAFEHFVSNVMFEAFHLPHFSTDSRSFKKQSKTEREAFFERFTELKSMKARDYFNARPRSRFARFCRAKFLQVIHPKMEEAFFGHTHLRNQVSAGVFPETSLCSGFLEMAKRVWLLHCLALSFEHEAEIFRVQKGCRFSEVYMKSVAEEALEETEQPRVAFTVVPGFRVGNSLVQCEVYLSGS, from the coding sequence ATGGAGACTGTGAAACCAAGGGCTGTTGCTCCCAAGGGTAAATTCAGACGCACGTTTGCCAAAGTTCTCAACATTCACAAGCTAACCGGTGTTGCTCCAGATGTGAAGAAGATAAAGTTGGATTCCAAGAATGCCAATATCTCTGAGTCTTTCTACAAGCTTGAGGAAGAGTATGAGAGACGTCTATCCTTAGAAGCTCTTCTTGCGAAGCTGTTTGCTACTGTTTCTACAATAAAAGCGGGTTATGCGCAGCTACAGCACTCTCAGTCTCCTTATGACGCAATAGGGATTCAGAAAGCTGACAACTTGGTGGTCTCCGAGCTGAAGACTTTGTCTGAGCTGAAACAATGTTTCTTGAAGAAACAGATGGATCCAAACCCCGAGAGAACGCTGGTTCTCGCAGAGATTCAAGAGCTGAGGAGTTTACTGAAGACGTATGAGGTAATGGGGAGGAAGCTTGAGTCTCAGTGTAAGCTTAAAGACTCAGAGATTCTGTTTCTAAGAGAGAAGCTCGAAGAAACTACAAAACAGAACAAGTTAACAGAGAAGAGGCTTAACCAAAGCGGACAGCTCTGCAACCCTTTAGACAATCTTCACCTCTCTGCGCTGAATCCAACCCACTTCGTCGCTTATCTGAACCACACAGTCAAATCCATCAGAGGGTTCGTCAAGCTGATGGTCCAACAGATGAAACTCGCGGGATGGGATCTTTCAATGGCTGCTAACTCGATCCAGCCCGGTGTGGTTTATTACAAGCAAGACCACAAGTGTTTCGCTTTCGAACACTTTGTCTCTAACGTAATGTTCGAAGCTTTCCATCTACCACACTTCTCAACCGATTCAAGAAGCTTcaagaaacagagcaaaacaGAGAGGGAAGCGTTCTTTGAGAGGTTTACAGAGCTCAAGTCGATGAAAGCTAGAGATTACTTCAACGCACGGCCAAGATCAAGATTCGCTAGGTTCTGCAGAGCCAAGTTCTTGCAGGTTATACATCCGAAGATGGAGGAAGCTTTCTTCGGACACACGCACTTGAGAAACCAGGTCTCTGCTGGTGTGTTCCCGGAGACGAGCTTGTGCTCTGGGTTTCTCGAAATGGCGAAAAGGGTTTGGCTTCTGCATTGCTTGGCTCTCTCTTTTGAGCATGAAGCTGAGATCTTTAGAGTGCAGAAAGGTTGTAGATTCTCTGAAGTGTACATGAAGAGCGTTGCGGAGGAAGCGTTGGAGGAAACAGAGCAGCCACGTGTCGCGTTCACGGTGGTTCCGGGGTTTAGGGTCGGGAACAGTTTGGTACAGTGCGAGGTTTATCTCTCGGGTTCGTGA
- the LOC125577425 gene encoding putative F-box protein At1g32420 produces the protein MARKRKRSGDGINTPLDLTVEILHRLPAKSLARTRCVSKQWRTIIDDYIVKNSVVTRSLSQPSPDAPHFILDTLLDCGVVFSYTYSRQIRSERNQIVEKMFAMTATAREFQYVRGLIGFWSCTRGQFTLHNPTTRRSVPLPDTGIPPRRFYLFGYDPMRNQYKVACIARPTSEPEQSYKVFTLGDLGKEWRNIKCCIERHSPFGTAVCIGGTIYYTAKAENQRNVIISFNVVSEKFSHVFQVPEKLNVRYGKSSLVDYQGKLGCICYNYLNNEDMDVWVMENAEKQEWSKITHMAVLQGIPRSMCRFGVTHPGGEIVIVPYFYYYLGSEGYYYNPNINSRRSFVIQSPRLGGTDLVRIWPVTDPVENIMSLM, from the coding sequence ATGgccagaaaaagaaaaagatccgGTGATGGTATCAACACACCTCTGGATCTAACCGTAGAGATCCTCCACAGACTTCCAGCAAAGTCCCTCGCGAGGACCCGATGCGTCTCTAAGCAATGGAGAACTATTATCGACGACTACATAGTCAAAAACTCCGTCGTGACTCGGTCTTTGAGTCAACCCTCGCCTGATGCTCCACACTTCATATTGGATACTTTGTTAGACTGTGGTGTGGTCTTCTCGTACACTTACTCTCGTCAAATTAGAAGCGAAAGAAACCAAATCGTAGAGAAAATGTTTGCCATGACCGCAACAGCGAGAGAGTTTCAATACGTTCGCGGCTTGATCGGGTTTTGGTCATGTACTCGTGGTCAGTTCACGTTGCACAACCCTACCACAAGGCGTTCTGTTCCCTTACCCGATACAGGTATACCCCCAAGGCGGTTCTACTTATTCGGGTACGACCCGATGAGGAATCAGTACAAAGTAGCGTGCATAGCAAGGCCAACAAGTGAGCCGGAGCAGTCTTATAAAGTTTTCACGTTGGGAGATCTCGGAAAGGAGTGGAGGAATATCAAATGCTGCATCGAACGTCACAGTCCATTCGGAACTGCAGTTTGCATCGGAGGGACAATCTATTACACAGCAAAGGCGGAGAATCAGAGAAATGTTATCATTAGCTTCAATGTTGTGTCTGAGAAGTTTAGTCATGTATTTCAGGTTCCGGAAAAATTAAATGTAAGGTATGGAAAATCATCTCTTGTAGACTACCAAGGGAAGTTAGGATGCATATGTTACAACTACCTCAACAATGAGGATatggatgtgtgggttatggagAATGCGGAGAAGCAAGAGTGGTCGAAGATTACACACATGGCTGTGCTTCAAGGAATACCAAGATCTATGTGCAGATTTGGTGTGACACATCCTGGTGGTGAAATCGTTATAGTcccttatttttattattacttaGGGTCAGAGGGTTATTACTATAATCCAAACATAAATAGTCGTAGAAGTTTTGTAATCCAGTCACCAAGGTTAGGAGGCACTGATCTCGTTAGGATCTGGCCTGTCACGGATCCTGTTGAGAATATTATGTCTTTGATGTAA